The Chitinophagales bacterium genomic sequence GCAGGCAATAGAGAATAAGGATTATTACCGGGAACTGGAAGGCAGCAACAAAAACATGTGGGCCAATATTGAGATAAATGGCCCTGCCGTGTCATTTAAATATAAAGACATCCATCACTTCGGCGTTTTCACACGTGCCCGCCAGATTTACAGGGCGGGTAATATATCGGACGTAAATTTCGATGTACTGGGCAACAGTAGCAAGAAAATACCCAATGGTGACCCAATCACATTTACGAATGCAGGGTTCACTACACATACGTTTGCAGAAATTGGTTTCAGTTACGGAAGAATAATGGTCAATGATTACTACCATGTATTGCGAGGTGGCGTTTCTGTAAAATACCTGATGGGGTTTGTTGCCGGAAGTATATATGCGCCCGACCTACAGTATACTGCCAATTACGACAGTGTGAGGTCTGTAAAAGGAGATGTAAACGTCAATTATACCTATAATATCGGCCCATATATAGACCCCAACGCACAGAACGACCTGACATCATGGTTTGAACGTGCAGGGCGATGGGGCCTGGGATTGGACATAGGCGGACAATATGAATATCATCCTAATGGCACCCCTAATGAGCCTACACCCTACATGTTCAGCGTAGCAGCATCATTAACAGATATAGGAGGTATAGGTTATGTTGCGGATAAAGGCAGTGGTTCATATGGGCTTGCTATGAGCAATGTTGACACAGGGATACTTATCAAGCGTGACTATGAGGCCATGTCTGAATATATGCAGAAACTTGATAAGGACACACTACTTGGAAAGAAGGAAGAACATGAGAAGTTTCGTGTAGGGCTGCCTACTGCTTTCAGGTTGAATGCTGATTACAATGCAGGAGATAAACTGAATTTTGCTATAAACCTACTGTTGAACCTGAGAGGGAACAGCGCCACTGTATATAAACCGGCATATGTAAACTATATCAACTTTACCCCCAGCTACGGAGGCCGTAAAGCCAAAGTATCATTACCTTTTACCCTGATAGGCTACCAGACATTTACTGTAGGTGCAATAATACGTGTAGGCCCATTCTATTTAGGTAGCACATCAGCTGTATCATCGATAATGACCAATAAGATAAACAATATTGATGCCTATGCAGGCTTTATTTGGAAGTTCAGGCAGAATGAATTCCATTACTACTAGACATCCGGAAAATGGACATAAAAAGAGCAGCCACGCAATGCGTGGCTGCTCTTTTTATAGTATCATTAATATGTTCAATTAGTTTGCCAAATACTGAAGATATTCAGGAGGCAAAGGCCAGTTCAACTTCCTGAAATAAAACTCAGTGTACTCTAAGCTCATTGTGTCGGCAAATTGTTTTTCGGGTAATACACGGTATAATTTACCAAATAAATATCCCCTGTAGTTGCCGCCTTCTTCACCTATTATGTTTATAGTAGCATAACCCAATTTATCACCGGTATTTGCTGTATAAGTGTTATATATCTTCCTGCCTGCCAAGTCAACACGGCTGGTATCCAGTTTCACAAAATTCACCCTTGGGTTCATATCACCGGCAGTAACTGAGTAGGTATCAATACCTGAATATGGAGCAAAAGTAACCCTTAAAGTACGATGAAAAATGCTGTCGTCTTTAACCCTGGCTATTATCTGCGTATTACCTGCTGTATCTACATAGTAAAATGCGGGAGCATAAACCAGTTTCCTGTTGTTAAGTACACCTTCCATAGACCCAAGGTACACAGAAACACCACCACTATCGGGGCTCAGGGGGTTCAGCGCGGCACCATCATCTACATTAGGATTCGCATCATAGGCCCCGTTATTGCATGAAAACATAGCCATAGAGGCTCCTAATATCAATGCAGAAGCAATTAAAAGTTTCTTCATAGTACTTTATTACAGCTATAAAGATAATAATCTGAACAGAAAATCAAAACATAAGTCCCCCTATTCAGTAACATCTTTTTTAGTATTAACTATTCTGATATTCAACTCATCCAATTGTTTATCATCAACATATGAAGGCGCATCCAGCATTACGTCGCGGCCTGCATTGTTTTTGGGGAAGGCTATGAAATCCCTTATTGACTCCTGCCCGCCCATAAGCGCGCAAAGCCTGTCGAACCCCAGGGCAATACCACCATGTGGGGGAGCCCCATACTCAAATGCCCCCAGCAGGAAGCCAAATTTCTCATTTGCCTCATGGGCATCCATGCCCAGAGCGGCAAACATCTGTTGCTGAATATCCTTTTGATAGATACGGATAGATCCGCCGCCAATCTCGGTACCATTCAGAACAATATCGTAAGCATTTGCCTTTATATCGCCATATTTTTCAGGCATTGCCAGCCATTCTATATGTTCAGGCTTGGGTGATGTGAACGGGTGATGCCGCGCCACCCACCTGTCCTCTTCCGAATCATGCTCCAATAAGGGAAAGTCTACCACCCACAATGGCTTGTAGTTATCGGGGTTCCTGAGCCCCAGCCTGTTACCCATTTCCAGCCTTAATTCACTCATGGCTTTCCTTGCTTTATCGTCTGTGCCAACCAGTATCAATACCAGGTCACCGGTATCAGCGCCACAGAACCCGGCCAGTTGTTCAGGCTTGTTACCATCCAGGAATTTATCAATACTACTTTTGAATGTACCGTCCGCATTACATTTCAGGTATATCAGCCCTGTCATGCCTATCTGCGGGCGTTTTACCCATTCAGTAAGCTCATCCAGTTGTTTACGGGTATACTCCGAAGCGCCGGGCACTGTTATAGCTAATATGGTTTCCGCGTCGGAAAACACTTTAAAATCCACTTCACTCAGTACTTCTGCATACACATTATTGTTGGCCTTGCAGTTGTTAATGGTCATACCAAAACGGATATCAGGCTTGTCATTCCCATAACTCCACATTGCCTCCTCCCAGGTCATACGGGGAAAATCGTCATCAAAAGTGATACCTTTTACTTCTTTGAATAAGTATTTGACCAGCCCCTCGAAAGTTTGCAAAATGTCTTCTTGTTCAACAAAACTCATTTCACAATCGACCTGCGTAAATTCAGGTTGCCTGTCTGCCCGCAAGTCCTCATCGCGGAAACATTTTACCACCTGGAAATACTTATCAAAACCGCTGACCATCAATAATTGCTTAAATGTCTGCGGGCTTTGTGGCAAAGCATAGAATTGGTTTTCGTTCATGCGCGATGGCACGATAAAGTCCCTAGCCCCCTCAGGTGTTGATTTTATAAGGAACGGCGTTTCAATCTCCATAAAGCCCTGTCCATCCAGGTAGTTCCTTACAGAGCGGTTGATACGATACCGAAGGTCCAGGTTCCTGCGCAGCGGCTGGCGTCTCAGATCCAGGTAACGATATTTCATCAACAATTCGTCACCACCATCTGTTTCTTCTTCTATAGTAAAAGGAGGAACAGCGGACTTATTGAGTATTTTATAGTCTGACACTTCTATCTCAACATCACCGGTAGGTATCTTGGGATTTTTGTTACTGCGTTCCAGCACAACACCTGTAGCCTGTATCACAAATTCGCGGCCCAGTGGTGCCTTATCTAAAGCATTATTG encodes the following:
- the aspS gene encoding aspartate--tRNA ligase encodes the protein MYRSHTCGELRIQNVKQEVVLAGWVQTVRKFGAITFIDIRDRYGVTQLLFNEKFNNALDKAPLGREFVIQATGVVLERSNKNPKIPTGDVEIEVSDYKILNKSAVPPFTIEEETDGGDELLMKYRYLDLRRQPLRRNLDLRYRINRSVRNYLDGQGFMEIETPFLIKSTPEGARDFIVPSRMNENQFYALPQSPQTFKQLLMVSGFDKYFQVVKCFRDEDLRADRQPEFTQVDCEMSFVEQEDILQTFEGLVKYLFKEVKGITFDDDFPRMTWEEAMWSYGNDKPDIRFGMTINNCKANNNVYAEVLSEVDFKVFSDAETILAITVPGASEYTRKQLDELTEWVKRPQIGMTGLIYLKCNADGTFKSSIDKFLDGNKPEQLAGFCGADTGDLVLILVGTDDKARKAMSELRLEMGNRLGLRNPDNYKPLWVVDFPLLEHDSEEDRWVARHHPFTSPKPEHIEWLAMPEKYGDIKANAYDIVLNGTEIGGGSIRIYQKDIQQQMFAALGMDAHEANEKFGFLLGAFEYGAPPHGGIALGFDRLCALMGGQESIRDFIAFPKNNAGRDVMLDAPSYVDDKQLDELNIRIVNTKKDVTE